Proteins from one Podospora pseudocomata strain CBS 415.72m chromosome 4, whole genome shotgun sequence genomic window:
- a CDS encoding hypothetical protein (COG:F; EggNog:ENOG50KOG0666) has translation MDSDLGYNSEYTFDILQRECRILLTISVGIIDGESGSLVIDQETHEIYGHVVACDPRGYAYVVPMTKIWTQMETQFGPGSIHVFTPETAPNAMLGQSHKSIDQPRSLGWTPDATKTETADDGPGTIPATLDNHDPAFDTDAAVVSVSVPSPLGQYEIPDIRLPELVSDAILSGERISAGDDSSDEEASAMQDALVSAMVPTHWGTRQFLPRTALSTIVNTNNVCQELERLVRNRDLPKRWLEVSVRETADVICQASRSFQKVFAILVLLDRAGYIFDMIAAGTSDDCLPLVHGSEEELQSATQPHLKLTYTRRWRPFAKHGFEDRQWSFLAPVFSKGDDQNPARHYNFSDRQILPFIGGPGRETAELVGGFASVTSVVIHPDHHEFTSMIPLGYQGNRFALKELKALSSDDDFKSEMKALQFATKQSNRHLLSLLATYQYHGRYHFILPWADMNLEQYCLSADPTSQRAAQHHQWVIEQCRGLAEALSILHRERVDPEGLNDDRAFYRHGDIKPSNILIFGTGTEDAIGGSLVLADFGLARNHNRRTQSRQMSDRVFGTVTYEAPETAQRLGARSRAVDIWSLGCVYLEFLTWLLLGPNGFDEFGDKRLAMDGLYGFETDTFYALYREDNMLTTTVKPAVVEMFHELHASPQASELIHDLLDIIQLDMLEIEPTKRIKSLKLAEKLQILEDKSRFNEDYLLRPCTRGRGVPEPGVQYSVSKVLSKDAAMVRRSRRPGQADRTIRIYSERRSRVKIY, from the exons ATGGACAGTGATCTTGGATACAACTCAGAGTATACCTTTGACATCTTACAGAGAGAATGTAGAATATTGCTGACCATAAGCGTAGGTATTATTGACGGAGAGTCCGGCTCCCTGGTGATTGACCAAGAGACTCACGAGATCTACGGTCATGTTGTTGCATGCGATCCGCGTGGGTACGCATATGTGGTCCCGATGACGAAGATTTGGACACAAATGGAAACTCAGTTCGGGCCAGGCTCCATCCATGTCTTTACCCCAGAAACTGCCCCAAACGCGATGCTGGGCCAGAGTCACAAGTCAATTGATCAGCCACGAAGTTTGGGTTGGACACCTGACGCTACCAAAACAGAAACGGCCGATGACGGACCTGGCACAATCCCAGCTACATTGGATAATCATGACCCAGCCTTCGACACTGACGCTGCGGTGGTCTCTGTCTCCGTGCCCTCCCCCTTGGGACAATACGAAATTCCCGATATCCGTCTCCCAGAACTGGTGAGCGATGCAATACTCTCTGGTGAAAGGATATCTGCCGGTGATGACTCCAGCGATGAAGAGGCTTCGGCGATGCAGGATGCCTTAGTCAGTGCCATGGTCCCTACCCACTGGGGCACGAGACAGTTCTTGCCTCGGACTGCTTTATCTACTATCGTGAACACGAACAACGTCTGtcaggagctggagaggctGGTCCGCAACCGGGACCTTCCCAAAAGATGGTTGGAGGTCAGTGTTCGTGAAACCGCCGATGTCATTTGTCAGGCCAGCAGATCGTTCCAGAAAGTCTTCGCCATTCTGGTCTTGTTGGACAGGGCGGGTTATATATTCGACATGATTGCTGCGGGGACCTCGGACGACTGCTTGCCCCTTGTCCACGGTTCTGAGGAGGAACTCCAATCGGCTACTCAGCCGCATCTCAAACTGACTTACACCCGACGTTGGAGACCCTTTGCCAAGCATGGTTTTGAGGACAGGCAGTGGTCCTTCCTAGCACCAGTTTTCAGCAAAGGAGACGATCAGAATCCAGCCAGACATTACAACTTTTCGGATCGACAGATTTTGCCATTCATAGGTGGGCCTGGAAGAGAGACTGCCGAGTTGGTCGGTGGTTTTGCGTCCGTTACAAGTGTGGTGATCCATCCCGACCATCACGAGTTTACCTCAATG ATTCCGCTCGGATATCAAGGCAATCGTTTTGCCTTGAAAGAGCTCAAAGCATTATCTTCGGATGATGATTTCAAGTCCGAGATGAAGGCTTTACAATTCGCGACCAAGCAGTCAAATCGCCATCTCCTCTCCTTACTAGCAACCTACCAGTATCATGGCCGCTATCATTTCATACTGCCTTGGGCCGACATGAATTTGGAACAGTATTGCCTTTCGGCGGACCCAACCTCGCAACGTGCcgcccaacaccaccagtgGGTTATCGAACAATGCAGAGGACTTGCTGAAGCCTTGTCAATCTTGCACCGGGAGCGCGTCGATCCAGAAGGCTTAAATGATGACAGGGCATTTTACAGACACGGCGATATCAAGCCGAGTAACATTCTCATCTTTGGTACAGGTACAGAAGATGCTATCGGAGGAAGCCTTGTTTTGGCCGACTTTGGGCTCGCTCGTAATCACAACAGAAGGACCCAGTCTAGACAGATGTCAGACCGTGTCTTCGGCACCGTGACATATGAAGCACCGGAAACTGCACAACGACTGGGAGCAAGGAGTCGTGCTGTTGATATATGGTCATTGGGCTGCGTTTACCTTGAATTTTTGACTTGGCTCTTGCTGGGTCCCAATGGTTTTGACGAGTTTGGCGACAAGCGATTGGCGATGGATGGACTCTACGGTTTTGAAACCGATACATTCTATGCACTTTACCGTGAGGACAATATGCTTACAACGACTGTTAAGCCAGCTGTTGTGGAG ATGTTTCATGAATTGCACGCAAGTCCGCAGGCCTCCGAGTTAATTCACGACCTTTTGGACATAATCCAGCTCGACATGCTCGAGATCGAACCCACGAAACGCATAAAAAGCCTGAAGCTCGCAGAGAAGCTCCAAATCTTAGAGGACAAATCTCGATTCAATGAAGATTATCTCCTCAGGCCATGCACTCGAGGTCGTGGAGTACCCGAACCTGGCGTACAATACTCCGTCAGCAAAGTGCTATCAAAAGACGCGGCGATGGTGAGGCGTTCGAGGAGGCCTGGACAGGCAGACAGAACCATCCGTATCTACAGCgaaaggaggagcagggtgAAAATCTACTAA